One part of the Thermoanaerobacterium sp. CMT5567-10 genome encodes these proteins:
- the hrcA gene encoding heat-inducible transcriptional repressor HrcA: MPLDDRKKRILEAVINDYILTAEPIGSRTIAKRYDLGVSSATIRNEMADLEEMGYLEQPHTSAGRIPSDKGYRFYVNNILEHYLNETYDYESDSVNEVFAEIDEIVKKYAKLLSSITNHTIVVKMPRIDENTIKRIQILPVDSNKLILLVMTESGIMKNYLISLKDNIDSNLFEFLNNLINNKMIGKRKREVDKTLRDEIKKESGSAIGFIDKITDTILNGLKQMDETDLYSEGISNILNFPEYKDLFKAKTFFDLIDNRDIMNSVLEPEDDSIEVTIGSESKFEEMWDLSIIKSTYKINGEIVGTFGIIGPTRMNYKRLINEINMMSNELSKVLSYIYQGNKR; this comes from the coding sequence ATGCCGTTAGATGATAGGAAGAAGAGGATATTAGAAGCAGTAATTAATGACTATATTTTGACGGCAGAGCCAATTGGATCTCGTACAATAGCAAAACGCTATGACCTTGGTGTAAGTTCTGCAACAATTAGAAATGAGATGGCTGACTTGGAAGAAATGGGTTATCTCGAACAGCCACATACATCGGCAGGTAGAATCCCATCAGATAAAGGATACAGGTTTTATGTTAATAATATATTAGAGCACTATTTAAATGAAACATATGATTATGAAAGTGACTCTGTTAATGAAGTGTTTGCAGAAATTGACGAGATTGTAAAAAAGTATGCAAAATTGTTATCAAGCATTACTAATCACACTATTGTAGTAAAAATGCCACGAATTGATGAAAACACGATTAAAAGAATACAGATATTACCTGTTGATTCCAACAAATTAATACTTCTTGTAATGACAGAATCAGGCATTATGAAAAATTATTTAATAAGCCTGAAAGACAATATTGATAGCAATTTATTTGAGTTTTTAAATAACCTCATTAATAATAAAATGATTGGAAAAAGAAAAAGAGAAGTTGATAAAACGTTAAGGGATGAAATTAAAAAAGAGTCTGGCAGCGCTATAGGTTTTATAGATAAAATTACAGATACAATTTTAAATGGTTTAAAGCAGATGGATGAAACAGATTTGTATTCGGAAGGAATTTCTAATATTCTTAATTTTCCTGAATACAAAGATCTTTTTAAAGCCAAGACGTTTTTTGATTTGATTGATAACAGGGATATCATGAATTCGGTATTGGAACCTGAGGATGACTCAATAGAAGTCACTATAGGTAGCGAAAGCAAATTTGAAGAAATGTGGGATTTAAGTATTATAAAATCTACCTACAAAATAAATGGTGAAATTGTTGGTACCTTTGGCATAATAGGGCCTACAAGAATGAATTACAAAAGGCTTATAAATGAGATAAATATGATGTCTAACGAACTATCAAAAGTTTTATCATATATATATCAAGGAAATAAGAGGTGA
- a CDS encoding histidine triad nucleotide-binding protein — protein MSDCIFCKIIKKEIDSKIVYEDEYVVAFPDINPQAPVHLLIVPKEHIESPLEINEDNKDLVGHVYLVAKKLASQYGIDKKGYRIVSNCGDDGGQTVHHIHFHLLGGRFMTWPPG, from the coding sequence ATGAGTGATTGCATATTTTGCAAAATCATAAAAAAAGAGATAGATTCAAAAATAGTTTATGAAGATGAATATGTAGTCGCCTTTCCTGACATTAATCCACAAGCGCCGGTTCACTTGCTTATAGTGCCGAAAGAGCACATAGAATCGCCGCTAGAGATTAATGAAGATAACAAAGATTTGGTAGGACATGTTTATTTAGTTGCTAAAAAGCTTGCCAGTCAATATGGCATTGATAAAAAAGGATACAGGATAGTGTCAAATTGTGGCGATGATGGTGGACAAACAGTTCATCATATACATTTTCATCTTCTAGGTGGAAGATTTATGACATGGCCTCCAGGGTAA
- the hemW gene encoding radical SAM family heme chaperone HemW — translation MIRSGIYIHIPFCKRKCYYCDFNSYANMEDSFKPFKEAIIKEIRNRKDELKDIFTSIYIGGGTPNVLPPFYIENILDEIYKYYDISNDAEISIELNPGLIDDEKLKTYKRIGINRISIGLQAWQDRLLKKIGRIHTIHDFIENYDMITKYFDNINIDIMYSLPDQTFDDFKETLSNVVSLKPTHVSCYGLILEEGTVFYKLYEENKFIPTDDEFEMMMYHYSIEFLQKSGFKHYEISNYAIPGYECRHNTLYWKDLQYIGFGPGAYSFVDNRRCGNAKDIKKYIEMINRTGYAIEDIDVLDEKDKMSEYMFLGLRMMDGVYDKDFKTRFGKSMFSIFKNAIDKNIELNLLIREGDNIRLTRRGVDVSNNVFEDFLI, via the coding sequence ATGATTAGATCAGGTATTTATATTCATATTCCTTTCTGCAAAAGGAAATGCTATTATTGTGACTTTAACTCGTATGCCAATATGGAAGATAGTTTTAAGCCTTTTAAAGAAGCTATAATAAAGGAGATTAGAAACAGAAAAGATGAACTAAAAGATATATTTACATCTATATATATAGGTGGAGGTACGCCTAATGTCTTGCCTCCCTTTTATATAGAAAATATATTAGATGAAATTTACAAATATTATGATATTAGCAATGACGCAGAAATATCTATAGAATTAAATCCTGGATTGATTGACGATGAGAAACTTAAGACATATAAAAGAATAGGCATAAATAGAATAAGCATAGGTTTGCAGGCTTGGCAGGATAGGTTGCTAAAGAAAATAGGCAGAATTCATACGATACATGACTTCATAGAAAATTATGATATGATAACTAAATATTTTGATAATATAAATATTGATATTATGTACTCACTGCCAGATCAGACATTTGATGACTTTAAAGAAACATTGTCAAATGTAGTATCATTAAAGCCCACTCATGTTTCATGCTATGGATTGATTTTAGAAGAGGGAACAGTATTTTATAAATTGTATGAAGAAAATAAGTTCATACCGACAGATGATGAATTTGAAATGATGATGTATCATTATAGCATTGAATTTTTACAGAAAAGTGGTTTTAAACATTATGAAATATCAAATTATGCGATACCAGGTTATGAATGTCGTCACAATACACTCTATTGGAAGGATTTACAATATATAGGTTTTGGCCCTGGGGCTTATTCTTTTGTAGACAATAGACGATGTGGAAATGCAAAAGACATAAAAAAGTACATAGAAATGATAAACCGTACAGGATATGCGATTGAAGATATTGATGTGCTGGATGAGAAAGATAAAATGTCTGAATACATGTTTTTAGGACTTAGAATGATGGATGGTGTTTATGATAAAGATTTTAAGACTAGATTTGGAAAAAGCATGTTTTCGATATTTAAAAATGCTATTGATAAAAATATTGAATTAAATCTTTTAATCAGAGAAGGTGACAATATTAGGCTTACTCGGAGAGGAGTTGATGTATCAAATAATGTGTTTGAGGATTTTTTAATTTAG
- the prmA gene encoding 50S ribosomal protein L11 methyltransferase, which produces MKWLEVKVTTSVEAEEAITNIMHEVGAGGVVIEDPNDLKMLNDSEWDYVDPDMIVNSDKVVISAYFPLMPNTIDKVSIIKDRIMGLKEYNLDIGDFTFETSEVDDDDWANSWKKYYKPFKIGKRVVIKPTWEDYKPEENEIVVELDPGMAFGTGSHETTKMCIEFLEDNVKPNDVVFDVGCGTGILSIVSSKLGAKKVYAVDLDDVAIKVATLNVKLNDLNNVEVLKSDLLHELTGKADLIVANIIADIIIKATYDIYEKLDENGIFISSGIIKDRKDDVLDAISKYFDIIDIKEDGEWIAILSKKK; this is translated from the coding sequence TTGAAATGGCTTGAGGTAAAAGTTACAACTTCAGTTGAAGCAGAAGAGGCTATAACGAATATTATGCATGAGGTTGGTGCTGGTGGTGTCGTTATTGAAGATCCTAATGATTTAAAAATGCTAAATGACAGTGAGTGGGATTATGTTGATCCTGATATGATTGTAAACAGTGATAAGGTTGTTATTTCAGCTTATTTTCCATTAATGCCAAATACAATAGACAAAGTTAGCATTATAAAAGACAGGATAATGGGGCTAAAGGAATATAATTTAGACATAGGTGATTTTACATTTGAAACATCGGAAGTCGATGACGATGATTGGGCTAACAGTTGGAAAAAGTATTATAAACCTTTTAAAATAGGGAAACGCGTTGTCATAAAACCAACATGGGAAGATTATAAGCCAGAAGAAAATGAAATAGTTGTTGAACTAGATCCAGGCATGGCATTTGGTACAGGTAGCCACGAAACGACAAAGATGTGTATAGAATTTCTCGAAGATAATGTAAAACCTAACGATGTAGTATTTGATGTTGGATGTGGCACAGGTATTTTGTCGATTGTAAGTTCAAAACTAGGCGCAAAAAAAGTTTATGCAGTAGATCTTGATGATGTAGCTATAAAAGTGGCAACTTTAAATGTCAAATTGAACGATTTAAATAATGTTGAGGTCCTTAAAAGTGATCTTTTACATGAATTAACTGGGAAAGCTGATTTAATAGTGGCAAATATAATAGCTGATATAATTATCAAAGCTACTTACGATATTTATGAAAAACTTGATGAAAATGGAATATTCATATCTAGCGGTATAATAAAAGACAGGAAAGACGATGTTTTAGATGCTATTTCAAAATATTTTGATATAATTGATATAAAAGAAGATGGTGAATGGATTGCTATATTATCTAAGAAAAAGTGA
- a CDS encoding 16S rRNA (uracil(1498)-N(3))-methyltransferase encodes MRKFFVKNEDIKDGIARINGDDAHHIINVLRFKIGTKLIISDGKNQYVVSVIDIENSSVILKIIEEYNQVVESPINITLYQGLPKSDKMDLIIQKCTEIGIKKIVPVETEFSTIKIKEKNIYNKINRWKKISLEASKQSGRSIVPDVLMPVVFKDALESLNEFDLCLIPYEKETNMRLKDVLKNNFDAKNICVFIGPEGGFSENEIMAAIEYGAIPVTLGPRILRTETAGIVTSSIILYELGDLG; translated from the coding sequence GTGAGGAAATTTTTTGTAAAAAATGAAGATATAAAAGATGGGATTGCAAGAATAAATGGTGACGATGCACATCATATAATAAATGTTTTAAGATTTAAGATTGGAACGAAATTGATAATTTCCGATGGAAAGAATCAATACGTTGTTTCCGTTATTGATATTGAGAATTCCTCTGTTATATTAAAAATAATTGAAGAGTATAATCAAGTTGTAGAAAGCCCAATTAACATTACATTGTACCAAGGCCTTCCAAAATCTGATAAGATGGATTTGATTATTCAGAAATGTACTGAGATTGGCATCAAAAAGATTGTACCTGTTGAGACTGAATTTTCTACAATAAAAATAAAAGAAAAAAATATATACAACAAAATCAACAGGTGGAAGAAAATTTCTCTGGAAGCATCAAAGCAATCGGGCAGATCTATAGTGCCCGATGTTTTAATGCCTGTGGTTTTTAAAGATGCATTAGAAAGTCTGAACGAATTTGACTTATGTTTAATACCTTACGAAAAAGAGACTAATATGAGATTAAAAGATGTTTTAAAGAATAATTTTGACGCAAAAAATATTTGTGTATTTATAGGACCTGAAGGAGGATTTTCTGAAAATGAAATAATGGCAGCCATAGAATATGGTGCAATACCTGTTACATTAGGCCCGAGAATCTTGAGGACAGAAACTGCAGGTATTGTTACTAGTTCTATTATCTTATATGAACTTGGAGATTTGGGATAG
- the grpE gene encoding nucleotide exchange factor GrpE — protein MDKEKETIEYQTNEKENNNGKEVAYDNENLNSEDSADIDSSHNTSKDEKNVESDNSNEEKNNDEGEIEELKNKLKQKEEEANEYLEMAQRLKAEFENYRRRTEKEKADLVEYGKEQVILDILPVIDNFERALETQYDDNGENGSFKEGINLIYKQFKGILEKMGVKEIESLGMMFDPYKHHAVMQEEADGKKENEIIEVFQKGYMFNNKVIRPSMVKVAK, from the coding sequence TTGGATAAAGAAAAAGAAACGATAGAATATCAAACAAATGAAAAAGAAAATAATAATGGAAAAGAAGTTGCATATGATAATGAAAATTTAAACAGCGAAGATAGTGCTGACATTGATTCTTCTCATAATACCAGTAAAGATGAGAAAAATGTAGAAAGTGATAATTCAAATGAAGAAAAGAACAATGACGAAGGAGAAATTGAAGAATTGAAAAATAAGTTAAAACAAAAAGAGGAAGAAGCTAACGAGTATCTAGAAATGGCTCAAAGATTAAAAGCTGAATTTGAGAACTATAGAAGGCGAACAGAAAAAGAAAAAGCAGATCTCGTTGAATATGGTAAAGAACAGGTGATACTAGACATATTGCCTGTTATAGATAATTTTGAAAGAGCCCTTGAAACTCAATATGATGATAATGGCGAAAATGGGTCCTTCAAAGAAGGTATTAACTTAATTTATAAACAATTTAAAGGTATTTTAGAAAAAATGGGTGTGAAAGAAATAGAGTCTTTAGGAATGATGTTTGATCCATACAAACATCACGCTGTAATGCAGGAAGAGGCAGATGGCAAAAAAGAAAATGAAATAATTGAAGTATTTCAAAAGGGATATATGTTTAATAATAAAGTAATAAGACCAAGTATGGTCAAAGTAGCAAAATAA
- the dnaJ gene encoding molecular chaperone DnaJ codes for MAKDYYAILGLDRNASDDDIKKAYRTLAKKYHPDLNPGNKEAEQKFKEINEAYQILSDPQKKAQYDQFGDAAFNQGGFNQGDFSGFGGFDHGGFDFGGFGDIFGDIFGDMFGGSTRRRTGPQKGKDIRLNLTLTFEEAAFGVEKEIEVERYEKCDRCNGTGANPGTNPEVCPDCHGTGEVRIIQNTPFGRIVNVRTCSRCHGEGKIIKNPCSKCHGTGKVRKTRKLKVNIPAGIDEGQMVSLRGEGEPGERGGANGDLFIVINIKPHKIFKRDGFNVLVKMPISFVDAALGAEIEVPTLDGKAIYNIPPGTQTGTVFRLRNKGIPHINGRGRGDEFVEVYIDVPKKLTEKQKELLREFDKLSNDGGRKSFFEKVKDAFGA; via the coding sequence ATGGCGAAAGATTATTATGCTATATTAGGTCTTGACCGAAATGCCAGTGATGATGACATAAAAAAAGCCTACAGAACTCTTGCAAAAAAATATCATCCTGACTTAAATCCTGGCAATAAAGAGGCAGAGCAAAAGTTTAAGGAAATAAATGAAGCATATCAAATCTTATCTGACCCACAGAAAAAAGCACAATATGATCAGTTTGGAGATGCTGCATTTAACCAAGGTGGGTTCAATCAAGGAGATTTTAGTGGATTTGGTGGCTTCGACCACGGTGGATTTGACTTCGGTGGATTTGGTGATATTTTTGGCGATATTTTCGGTGATATGTTTGGAGGAAGTACTAGAAGGAGGACTGGACCGCAAAAGGGGAAAGACATCAGATTAAATTTAACATTGACGTTTGAAGAAGCTGCATTTGGAGTAGAAAAAGAGATTGAAGTAGAAAGATATGAAAAATGTGATAGATGCAATGGTACAGGTGCAAATCCTGGCACGAATCCGGAAGTATGTCCGGATTGCCATGGTACCGGCGAAGTTAGAATTATACAGAATACGCCGTTTGGAAGGATAGTAAATGTTAGAACATGTTCCAGATGTCATGGAGAAGGTAAAATAATTAAAAATCCATGTTCCAAGTGTCATGGCACAGGAAAGGTAAGAAAGACTAGAAAACTGAAAGTCAATATTCCTGCTGGAATTGATGAAGGACAAATGGTATCATTAAGAGGAGAAGGTGAGCCTGGGGAAAGAGGTGGAGCAAATGGCGATCTCTTTATAGTCATAAATATAAAACCTCATAAAATATTTAAACGTGACGGATTTAATGTATTGGTTAAGATGCCAATTAGTTTTGTAGATGCAGCACTTGGTGCAGAGATAGAGGTTCCAACTCTGGATGGCAAGGCTATATACAATATTCCACCTGGTACTCAGACAGGAACTGTATTCAGATTGAGAAATAAAGGTATACCTCATATTAATGGTAGAGGTCGTGGTGATGAATTCGTAGAAGTTTATATTGACGTTCCAAAAAAGCTGACAGAAAAGCAAAAAGAGCTATTGAGAGAATTTGATAAACTTAGCAATGATGGCGGTAGAAAATCTTTTTTTGAAAAAGTAAAAGATGCTTTTGGAGCATAA
- the mtaB gene encoding tRNA (N(6)-L-threonylcarbamoyladenosine(37)-C(2))-methylthiotransferase MtaB: MAKANLAFNNEEFYNIYGRKKIVSFFTLGCKVNQYETEAMVEIFKNSGYDVVNFNEYADVYIINTCTVTGRGDMKSRQEIRKAKKINPDSIIAVVGCYSQVASNEVLDLPEVNVVLGTKNKGEVVKLVEKVSGDREKINAVENIFDNKKFEELKISAQEGHTRAYLKIQDGCNQFCTYCIIPYARGPVRSRKPDNILDEVKRLRDNGYKEVILTGIHVASYGKDLENINLLDIIKMIHEVDGIERIRMSSIEPTFLTEDFIKEVAHLPKFCRHYHVSLQSGSDSTLKRMGRKYTTREYSEIIDRIRKHIKDVAITTDVMVGFPGETDEEFNETFNFVKAIEFSKMHVFKYSRRAGTKAANYPDQVKNSVKEERSKLLIKLSEENEIKFYKKFIGTTLNVLFEQNVKDFEGYVEGLTDNYIRVAVKSDLKIKNNILPVKLIETKRDFVIGKMVEGGENNE; the protein is encoded by the coding sequence GTGGCAAAAGCAAATTTAGCTTTCAATAATGAAGAGTTTTATAATATATATGGCCGCAAAAAAATCGTATCCTTTTTTACTTTAGGGTGTAAGGTCAATCAGTATGAGACAGAAGCTATGGTTGAGATTTTTAAAAATTCAGGTTATGATGTAGTAAACTTTAATGAATATGCAGATGTTTATATAATAAATACATGTACTGTAACTGGCAGAGGAGATATGAAATCAAGACAGGAGATAAGAAAGGCAAAAAAAATAAATCCGGATTCTATAATTGCTGTAGTAGGGTGTTATTCTCAAGTAGCATCAAACGAGGTTCTTGATTTACCGGAAGTTAATGTCGTTTTGGGTACAAAAAATAAAGGCGAAGTCGTCAAATTAGTGGAAAAAGTTAGCGGTGATAGAGAAAAGATAAACGCTGTAGAAAATATATTTGACAATAAAAAATTTGAAGAGCTAAAAATATCAGCACAAGAAGGACATACAAGGGCATATTTGAAAATTCAAGATGGTTGTAATCAATTCTGTACCTATTGTATTATACCATATGCAAGAGGACCTGTAAGAAGTAGAAAGCCTGATAATATTTTGGATGAAGTAAAAAGATTACGTGACAATGGATATAAAGAAGTGATATTGACGGGAATACATGTAGCATCTTACGGAAAAGACTTGGAAAATATAAATTTGCTTGATATAATAAAAATGATTCATGAAGTCGATGGAATTGAAAGGATAAGAATGAGTTCCATAGAACCGACGTTTTTAACGGAAGATTTTATTAAAGAGGTGGCACATTTACCAAAATTTTGTAGACATTATCACGTATCGCTTCAAAGTGGCTCAGATAGTACGCTGAAGAGAATGGGGCGAAAATATACGACAAGAGAATACAGTGAAATAATAGACAGAATAAGGAAACATATTAAAGATGTTGCAATAACTACAGATGTCATGGTAGGATTTCCTGGTGAAACTGACGAAGAATTTAACGAGACCTTTAATTTTGTAAAAGCTATAGAATTCAGTAAAATGCATGTTTTTAAATATTCGAGACGGGCAGGGACAAAAGCGGCAAACTATCCTGATCAAGTTAAAAATTCGGTTAAGGAAGAAAGAAGCAAATTACTAATAAAACTCTCTGAAGAAAATGAAATAAAATTTTACAAAAAGTTTATTGGTACTACTTTAAATGTATTATTTGAGCAAAATGTCAAAGATTTTGAAGGATATGTTGAAGGACTTACCGACAATTATATAAGAGTTGCAGTTAAGTCAGATTTAAAAATCAAAAACAATATATTACCGGTTAAATTAATTGAAACAAAAAGAGATTTTGTAATTGGTAAAATGGTTGAAGGAGGTGAAAATAATGAGTGA
- the dnaK gene encoding molecular chaperone DnaK, whose translation MGKIIGIDLGTTFSCVAVMEGGQPVVIPNSEGARTTPSVVAFTKEGERLVGQVAKRQAITNPERTVMSIKRHMGSDYRVTIDGKSYTPQEISAMILQKLKADAEAYLGEKVTEAVITVPAYFNDSQRQATKDAGRIAGLDVKRIINEPTAASLAYGLDKQGNQKIMVYDLGGGTFDVSILEIGDGVFEVLATSGNNHLGGDDFDQRIMDWLADNFKKEYGIDLRNDKMAMQRLKDAAEKAKIELSSATTANINLPFITADATGPKHIDVNLTRAKFEELINDLVQSTVEPVNRALSDAKLSPSDIDKVILVGGSTRIPFVQETVKRIMGKEPHKGINPDECVAIGAAIQAGVLGGEVKDVLLLDVTPLSLGIETLGGVFTKLIERNTTIPTKKSQIFSTAADGQTSVEIHVLQGERPMARDNKTLGRFTLTGIPPAPRGVPQIEVTFDIDANGIVHVSAKDLGTGKSQNITITSSSNLSEEEINRMMNEAKQHEEEDRKRKEEIEVRNNADSLIYQAEKTMKDLADKMTQQEKDDINKEIENVRKALEGSDIDAIKNASEKLSQAFYNVSSRIYQQAGGAGQTNNYTGNNGTSNKDNVYEADYKMEDDNKDNK comes from the coding sequence ATGGGAAAAATTATAGGAATTGATCTTGGTACAACTTTTTCGTGTGTAGCTGTGATGGAAGGAGGACAACCAGTAGTTATACCAAATTCTGAAGGTGCTAGGACTACACCGTCAGTTGTTGCTTTTACAAAAGAAGGTGAAAGATTAGTAGGTCAGGTAGCAAAAAGGCAGGCTATAACAAATCCAGAGAGGACAGTAATGTCAATAAAAAGACATATGGGTTCAGATTATCGTGTTACGATTGATGGAAAAAGCTATACACCACAAGAAATATCAGCTATGATTTTACAGAAGTTAAAAGCAGATGCTGAAGCATATCTTGGCGAGAAAGTAACCGAAGCAGTAATAACTGTACCAGCATACTTTAATGATAGCCAAAGGCAGGCTACTAAAGATGCTGGTAGAATAGCAGGATTGGATGTAAAGAGAATTATCAACGAGCCAACGGCTGCATCATTGGCATATGGATTAGATAAACAAGGAAATCAAAAAATTATGGTGTATGACTTAGGTGGCGGTACATTTGATGTTTCCATTCTCGAGATAGGAGATGGAGTATTTGAGGTTCTAGCAACTAGTGGTAATAACCACTTAGGTGGTGACGATTTTGACCAGAGAATAATGGATTGGCTCGCAGACAACTTTAAGAAAGAATATGGAATTGATTTAAGAAATGATAAGATGGCAATGCAGAGATTAAAAGATGCTGCTGAAAAAGCAAAGATAGAGCTTTCTTCTGCTACGACAGCTAATATAAATTTACCATTTATAACAGCTGATGCTACAGGACCAAAACATATAGATGTTAACTTGACAAGAGCGAAATTTGAGGAACTTATAAATGATTTAGTACAATCTACAGTTGAACCAGTAAATCGTGCATTAAGCGATGCGAAGCTTAGTCCATCTGATATAGATAAAGTTATTTTAGTTGGTGGTTCAACAAGAATACCATTTGTTCAAGAGACAGTAAAAAGAATAATGGGGAAAGAGCCTCATAAAGGCATAAACCCAGATGAATGTGTTGCAATTGGAGCTGCAATTCAAGCTGGTGTATTAGGTGGCGAAGTAAAAGACGTCCTTTTGCTTGATGTTACTCCGCTTTCGCTTGGTATCGAAACACTTGGCGGTGTATTTACAAAGTTAATTGAGAGAAATACAACAATACCTACAAAGAAGAGCCAAATATTCTCTACCGCAGCAGATGGACAGACATCAGTTGAAATTCACGTGCTGCAAGGTGAGAGACCGATGGCCCGTGATAATAAAACACTTGGTAGATTTACGCTGACAGGGATTCCGCCAGCACCAAGAGGTGTGCCACAAATAGAAGTGACATTTGATATTGATGCTAATGGTATTGTCCATGTATCTGCAAAAGATTTAGGTACAGGGAAATCTCAGAATATAACAATTACATCCTCTTCCAATTTAAGTGAAGAAGAAATTAACAGAATGATGAATGAAGCAAAACAGCACGAAGAAGAAGATAGAAAGAGAAAAGAAGAGATTGAAGTCAGAAATAATGCAGATTCTCTGATTTATCAAGCTGAAAAAACCATGAAAGATTTAGCAGATAAGATGACACAACAGGAGAAAGATGATATAAATAAAGAGATAGAAAATGTTAGAAAAGCTCTTGAAGGCAGCGACATTGATGCCATAAAAAATGCATCAGAGAAATTGTCACAAGCATTTTATAATGTGTCATCTCGCATATATCAGCAAGCCGGTGGTGCTGGTCAGACAAATAATTATACTGGTAATAATGGAACATCTAATAAAGATAACGTATATGAAGCAGACTACAAGATGGAAGATGACAACAAAGATAATAAATAA